From Deltaproteobacteria bacterium, one genomic window encodes:
- a CDS encoding bacterioferritin codes for MTTSREERKKKVIEVLNKARAMELQAIHQYMSQHYNLDDMDYGELAANVKLIAIDEMRHAEMFAERIKELGGEPTTELSGKVEKGQDVKTVFSFDATQEDIAIAAYNEFLLICRENGDSTTMKLFEVAIDEEQVHLNYFDSISGHIEKLGNSYLAKIAGTSSSTGLQPSGFVVSEKG; via the coding sequence ATGACCACGTCCAGAGAAGAAAGAAAGAAAAAGGTTATTGAAGTGCTAAATAAAGCGCGGGCCATGGAATTACAGGCCATTCATCAATACATGAGCCAGCACTATAATTTGGACGACATGGATTATGGTGAATTGGCGGCCAATGTCAAATTGATAGCGATCGATGAAATGCGCCACGCGGAGATGTTTGCAGAACGTATCAAAGAGCTGGGTGGAGAGCCCACCACGGAACTTTCCGGCAAGGTTGAAAAAGGACAAGATGTCAAGACTGTCTTCTCCTTCGACGCGACCCAAGAGGACATTGCGATTGCCGCTTACAACGAATTTCTTTTGATATGCCGAGAAAATGGCGACAGCACAACCATGAAACTTTTTGAAGTGGCCATTGACGAAGAGCAGGTCCACCTGAACTATTTCGACAGCATAAGCGGTCACATTGAGAAGCTTGGCAACTCGTATCTTGCCAAAATTGCGGGAACGTCATCGTCCACTGGTTTGCAGCCAAGCGGCTTTGTCGTTAGCGAAAAAGGTTGA
- a CDS encoding Fic family protein, whose translation MPKKPIRYHEGGFPPKEIKWEQLIPLIGPASAALARYDGTLAAVPNAAVMLSPLMTQEAVLSSRIEGTQATMAEVLKFEAGLVPDQAVADKTADIHEVINYRKAMWRAVELLNDLPLCQRVMKEAHRILMEGVRGQGKAPGAYRRVPNWIGPAGCSMEEAKYVPISSEKLPPAMDRWERFIHANAADKLVQLAILHAEFEALHPFLDGNGRLGRMFVPLFLYSIKTLQSPMFYISAYLEARRDIYYERLLSVSRDNDWTGWCCFFLEALTEQAKENHQKATDILSLYEAEKARIVELTRSQYAVKALDFLFMRPIFQTPAFVSEGGIPKHTAKKMLKTLRDNGFFRVLREPKGRRPAVFAFRELLNLAEGTDVF comes from the coding sequence ATGCCGAAGAAACCGATACGCTATCATGAGGGTGGTTTTCCTCCTAAGGAGATTAAGTGGGAGCAATTGATTCCATTGATCGGTCCGGCGAGCGCGGCCTTGGCGCGCTATGATGGGACCCTGGCTGCCGTGCCGAATGCTGCCGTTATGCTGTCGCCGCTGATGACCCAGGAAGCCGTGCTGTCGTCGCGCATTGAAGGCACCCAGGCGACCATGGCGGAAGTGCTGAAGTTTGAGGCCGGCCTTGTCCCAGATCAGGCGGTCGCAGATAAAACAGCGGATATTCACGAGGTGATTAACTACCGCAAGGCCATGTGGCGTGCGGTCGAATTGCTCAACGATCTGCCCTTGTGTCAGCGGGTGATGAAGGAAGCGCATCGGATACTCATGGAAGGGGTGCGCGGTCAGGGCAAGGCCCCTGGGGCGTATCGCAGGGTTCCTAATTGGATCGGACCGGCGGGCTGCTCCATGGAGGAGGCAAAGTATGTGCCCATCTCCAGTGAGAAGCTGCCCCCGGCCATGGACCGCTGGGAGCGCTTCATACACGCAAACGCGGCGGACAAATTGGTGCAGCTTGCCATCCTTCACGCCGAATTCGAGGCGCTACATCCGTTTCTGGATGGGAACGGACGATTGGGGCGGATGTTTGTTCCCTTATTCCTCTATAGCATCAAAACGCTTCAGAGCCCGATGTTTTATATCAGCGCCTATCTTGAGGCCCGGCGCGATATTTACTATGAACGGCTACTTTCAGTTTCGCGGGATAACGACTGGACAGGCTGGTGCTGCTTCTTTTTGGAGGCCTTGACCGAGCAGGCCAAGGAAAACCATCAAAAGGCCACAGACATCTTGAGCCTTTACGAGGCAGAGAAAGCTCGGATTGTTGAGCTGACGCGCTCGCAATATGCCGTCAAGGCCCTGGATTTCTTGTTTATGCGTCCGATTTTCCAAACACCTGCGTTTGTGTCAGAAGGGGGAATCCCGAAACACACGGCAAAAAAGATGCTGAAAACATTGCGGGACAATGGGTTTTTTCGCGTGTTGAGAGAGCCCAAGGGTCGTCGTCCAGCTGTATTCGCTTTTCGGGAATTGTTGAATTTGGCAGAGGGAACTGACGTTTTTTGA